A DNA window from Oncorhynchus tshawytscha isolate Ot180627B linkage group LG13, Otsh_v2.0, whole genome shotgun sequence contains the following coding sequences:
- the LOC112264972 gene encoding prostate stem cell antigen, which yields MSHPQLFLLFLCCLPLAAPLCCYTCVFPAISPMDCLKFPQECPAGQRCLASTAVGTRGSLRLVLYEKSCAIPSQCGLSGEKHTAGLNFTYHNNCCDTDLCNGAMAHAAPIWRGGALCILPILSLIQG from the exons ATGTCTCATCCACAACTGTTTCTTCTTTTCCTGTGCTGTCTTCCTCTGGCAG CACCTCTGTGTTGTTACACATGTGTGTTTCCTGCCATCTCTCCCATGGACTGCCTCAAGTTCCCCCAGGAGTGTCCTGCTGGACAGCGCTgcctagctagcactgcagtgggGACGCGAG GCTCCCTGCGTCTGGTCCTGTATGAGAAGAGCTGTGCCATTCCCTCCCAATGTGGTCTGTCTGGGGAGAAACATACTGCAGGCCTGAACTTCACCTACCACAACAACTGCTGTGACACTGACCTGTGCAACGGGGCTATGGCCCATGCTGCCCCCATCTGGAGGGGAGGTGCACTGTGCATCCTGCCTATTCTTTCTCTCATACAGGGCTGA
- the LOC112264971 gene encoding N(G),N(G)-dimethylarginine dimethylaminohydrolase 2, whose amino-acid sequence MASVLPYGCFTHAVVRGIPETFGKVDNEENDKVENGETTTDLAKAQRQFGVLTGALRQKVGLQLIEIPADPELPESWRIEDVAVIQGDTALITRPFKQQRRREAEAVRRVMSELNLTVVELGAEEGGSVGATLEGSDVLFTGREFFVGISSHTNHRGAEVLADTFRDFTVSTVPVCEGTRLKNICSMGGPDTIIISNSDGAKKTLRMMEQLTDHHYEVLTVPEGAAANCVYVRGPSKVDYLLHPPTEECLDSVPAFQKLTDYTLLPTACSEASKLGGHLSSFCLLINRKPYF is encoded by the exons atggcGAGCGTGTTGCCGTACGGCTGCTTCACCCACGCAGTGGTGCGGGGCATCCCAGAGACCTTTGGGAAGGTTGATAATGAGGAAAACGACAAGGTCGAAAATGGGGAAACCACGACGGACTTGGCCAAGGCACAGCGTCAGTTTGGGGTTCTGACAGGGGCGCTGAGACAGAAGGTGGGGCTGCAGCTCATAGAGATCCCTGCAGACCCGGAGCTACCAGAGAGTTGGAGGATCGAGGATGTAGCTGTGATACAGGGAGACACGGCACTCATCACCAGGCCATTCAAACAGCAGAGACGCAGAGAG gcTGAAGCGGTGAGGAGGGTGATGTCGGAGCTGAACCTGACAGTGGTGGAGTTGGGGGCAGAGGAGGGAGGCTCCGTAGGGGCCACGCTGGAGGGCAGCGACGTGCTCTTCACTGGCAGGGAGTTCTTTGTGGGCATCTCCTCCCACACCAACCACAGAGGAGCTGAGGTTCTGGCCGACACTTTCAGA GACTTCACTGTGTCCACGGTGCCAGTGTGTGAGGGAACTCGTCTAAAGAACATCTGCTCTATGGGAGGTCCTGATACTATCATCATCAGCAACAGTGATGGGGCCAAGAAGACCCTCCGG ATGATGGAGCAGCTGACTGATCACCACTACGAAGTGCTCACGGTCCCGGAGGGCGCAGCAGCTAACTGTGTCTATGTCAGGGGCCCCTCCAAAGTGGACTACCTGCTTCACCCGCCCACTGAGGAGTGTCTTGACAGTGTCCCT GCCTTCCAGAAGCTGACAGACtacaccctcctccctacagcgtGCAGCGAGGCCTCCAAGCTCGGAGGCCATCTGTCTTCATTCTGCCTACTTATCAATAGGAAGCCATACTTCTGA
- the LOC112264973 gene encoding 40S ribosomal protein S5, whose amino-acid sequence MTSESWETAPAVAETPEIKLFGKWSTDDVQINDISLQDYIAVKEKYAKYLPHSGGRYAAKRFRKAQCPIVERLTNSMMMHGRNNGKKLMTCRIVKHAFEIIHLLTGENPLQVLVNAIINSGPREDSTRIGRAGTVRRQAVDVSPLRRVNQAIWLLCTGAREAAFRNIKTIAECLADELINAAKGSSNSYAIKKKDELERVAKSNR is encoded by the exons A TGACTTCAGAGTCGTGGGAGACTGCCCCTGCAGTGGCTGAAACGCCAGAAATCAAGCTCTTCGGGAAATGGAGCACAGACGATGTTCAGATCAATGACATCTCCCTGCAG GATTACATTGCTGTGAAGGAGAAGTACGCTAAGTACCTACCACACTCTGGAGGCCGTTATGCTGCCAAGCGTTTCCGCAAGGCCCAGTGCCCCATTGTGGAACGCCTCACCAACTCTATGATGATGCATGGCCGCAACAACGGCAAGAAGCTGATGACCTGTCGCATTGTGAAGCACGCCTTCGAGATCATCCACTTGCTGACCGGGGAG AACCCCCTGCAGGTGCTGGTCAATGCCATCATAAACAGCGGACCTCGTGAGGACTCCACCCGTATTGGTCGTGCTGGTACCGTTAGGAGGCAAGCTGTGGACGTGTCCCCTCTGCGTAGAGTCAACCAG GCGATCTGGCTACTTTGCACTGGAGCAAGAGAAGCTGCTTTCAGGAACATCAAGACTATCGCAGAGTGCCTTGCCGATGAGCTGATCAATGCAGCTAAG GGTTCTTCTAACTCCTACGCCATCAAGAAGAAGGACGAGTTGGAGAGGGTCGCCAAGTCCAACCGTTAA